The following is a genomic window from Scylla paramamosain isolate STU-SP2022 chromosome 19, ASM3559412v1, whole genome shotgun sequence.
CTTAAAATAGGTTATGTCCAGAAACTCCAGTGTAGATCTAAGAAGGCCATACAATAACAAGAAAGGTAAAGAGGTACATCAACATGCTTCTGTGTTCACTATTTTCCACCATATTGTGCCTGATTTTTCTGATTCATTAAgaaatttaatttttatttcacaAGCTTTAATCACACAGGAAAAGTAGTGATTCATCTGAAATCTTGAATTCACTACTGTaaacaagaaagcaagaagatTCATGTTTTGTTGTAGTATAGTTTAGTGACTGGTTAATAACACCATGAAATGACAATATACATATCAAATCTATAAACACAATTAATTACACTCATTCACTTCCAGTCACTCACCCTCAATGTCTGTGATGATAGACACCAGTTCATCATCCACTTCAATATACCGTCGATTGAAATCTACTACACAACTCATGCTCTGGAATACATAAGGGGAGATTATGGTCAGCCACATCCTGGAGAGTGTGTGATGCTGTGCCTTGAAGCATCACAAACTTTGAAAAACTGATCTGGTGGCAGGATGAAttctccataaaagattttTGCTAAGGATGAAATCTGTATTAGGACACTCATGGAAACAAAGCCCAACAACTTACTAGTGGATTTTGCTCAGCCTTGACTATCCTGCATACATCTAGTCTAATATAATACGTTGCTCTCGTTTAAAGAAGGTTGCATGACTCACCAGTGACTGTGTGTGCTCAGAAGCATTTTGTGCAAGCCCAGCTGTACTTTTCTCAGAAGACTTCTGGACTCTGCCAGGACTGAGGGCAAAAACTCCCAAACTCTCTCTGGAACTCCATCTCTGCAGTTCAGCCTGATAAAAGGAAGCAGGCTTAGATACTACTGGGTCAGATGTCTCTGGGTGTGTTTACTGGTAGGAACATCTGATTATGATCAATACACTtgttttaactatttagataataTATGCACTAACTGTGTATCCAGATAAGCCATGAAAACTATTTCTgggaaataaataacattaccgtaTAAAGCATGAATTACACATCTTACTCATTTATGGTGGAAAACAGTACTTGATCCTAGTATCTGACAGTTCATTATTATGGTCAGTGTATAGGGACACAGAGACTGGAATTGAATTCATCATTGGGGAGGACAAGTAAATAGCATCAGTATGGCAttcaaaaaaaagttataaatgtatgtatgcatgtttttttttgttagtagcAAATATGTAATATCACTTATGGTAGGGAGATGAATACTGTCACTCTATTCTGTTTCATATAAGACACCTAAAAGGAACTCAGCCAGGATATGGAAACCTTATCTGTATTTTTAGTTCCACAATGAGAGATGTGATATCTGATCTAGCTATTTTCCTTTAAGGGGATCTCAGCCTGGCTTACAAATATAAAGACAGATAGGTAACTTCATGAAGTGTCAAAAGCTTTCTCTGTGCAGCATATCTTCTCCAGCATTAACTATGTacctggtgtattttttttactgctgaTAATTTGAAAAATTTTGAAGATTTCTTTAAGTGTGAGTACCTTctccagcatctctctctcctccctccagcgGTCATCCCGGGGCGAAAGGATGGGGCTGGTGATGTTCTGGTTGATGGGTCGCAGCACATCATTGGGAGAGCCTCCGCTGGATACTGGGCTCAGCAGCTTCTCATACATAGACCTCAGCAGGCCTGAGGACTCCCCAAGCTCAATGGACAGCTCAGAGAGGGGCACACCCATGGAACGGAACCTTGGGGATCGTGAGGGACTCATCAGTAGCCGTCGACTCTGGTTACGGTAGCTGCTGTAGTTTTGAGGTATGTTCTCCATGTTCTCATCAGAAaactcatattttttgtctgctAGTCTCCTGCGCCTAAACACACTCAGTTTTTCATGACGAGAGTCTGTAATTTCATCTAtgaattcatattctttttctGCCTGCTTGGTTGGTGTCTTTTCACCACAGGAGCTTTCACTAGAACTCCTGAGGACCATTCTGCTCCtgccttgctgctgctgctgctgctgctgctgctgctgctgctgctgctgttgctgttgctgttgctgttgctgttgctgctgctgctgctgctgttgctgaggGAACTGAGAGCCAAAGACGCAGTCATCACCTTTAGTCCCCACACCACAGTAGCTCACTGGGGGTCTGTGTCGCTCAGCCCCACTGGTGGCTGTGTCCCTGAGGTCATTGCGGCGCGAGTCTTCACTAGCGTGGGAACACCAGGTGGAGTCGTCCGAGTCGTTGTCATTAAAATAGTCACTCTCACCGTAGTAGTGACGCGGCGAAGCCTCGAGAAAGTGGAAGTCCTTGGGCGTGAGATTGGAGGCCAGACCTGACCGGGGCCCGTCTCCCTCAGGATGGCCTTTGTTATTATCACAGACATTAGCTTCACAGGCATGAGAGGTGCCCTGTTCCTCACTGGCACTTCGCTGGCACCCACTCCCACTCGCTGCAGTGAtcccacctgcaccaccactccCCTCGCTTTTAGTTCGTCCCTCGCCTCGTGCTGGTACACTGCCTATCAAGATCTCCCActccctgtctctgtctgtagTGGAAGTGCTGCACAAGCTGCTGCTGCCCATATTTAAGGTAATTTTCAATCCACTATTCTTGGTGACAGGAGTGATGCTAATACAGtggtctctctcctcctcctcacagctgCTCTGACTGTCCACCTCAGGGTCACTGGTGGTGCTGCTATCTGCTGCACTGTACTTGTGGGATCTCAAGGTTGGAACActatattgctgctgctgctgctgctccccagACACTCTCCTGTGCTTCACCTTCTGCTGGTCCCTGTCATCATCactctcatcttcttccctcaccctgATGCAGCTCAGTCTTGTTCCCTCCACCTCACTGTCCTTCATCCGTCGATCCACGTTTTCAATATCTACATGCAGGACATGGATGAAGTTGCCAGCATTGAGCACCACAAATCCCCGCCGCTTCATTTGTACGCTCGGGAGGAACTTTGGGAAGGGCGGCACCATCTCAAAGCTGGTGTGCACTGTGATGCCGTGCTTGAGGCAGCTGAACCGGGCACAGCTGTTCCATCTCTCGGCCAGGTCTGGGGGAACAAAGACACCACACATAAGGAAGAGGATATAAGACAGGAAAGAGTatggaggagaaaggcaggaatTGTGGAAACTTGTgacaagaggaaaaatagaaatggtTTAATATGTGAAATTTAGAGTTTGTGTTGGTTGATGAGTAATGAATAGACAGTTCAAAACAGGGGATGAGTTATAGTTACATTATGAAGGATAATACTGCTTAGGGATAGTAAATGGTGAGATTTCAGCCAGATTTTGTAGAACACATAGTACAAACATTCAAGGAAAATAGTTTGTTGAAAATGTTCAGCAAAAAAGTGAAGTTGATAAGTGCATAATAGTCTTTTAAATATACATCTAGGAAATGTCAAAGAAAACATCTCAGTGAGGCCCTTTAGTGTCAGTCCCACCTTCCTCCTCATAGGACGTGGCCACCTGGTAGCAGGCAGAGCAGTTGTCAAGTGATGGCACCGCTGTGATGGTGACACAGCACCGGCGTGTCTGGGAGCTGGTGCCATCACTGCCTTCAATCATACTGTGGGAGAGACAAGATCACTAAGGGGACAGGAAAGATCATCATTGTGGATAAAGTTACGATACAATGCCCTGATAAATGTGCAGTATTAAGTCCATTTGAGGTAATTTATCTTCTACTATTGGCTTCCTTTGTCTATTCCAATGCTTTATAAGATGTGAGAATGCTATGGTGATCTCTTTGACTGAGTTAATACCCATGGAAAGATAGGGAGCTGGTGGTTAGTACACTGCTTTACTTCTACTGACATATATGGGCAGGCTCACTTACCAgagaacacacgcacacacacacacacacaaaagcattCTATCCTACCTGCAGCCATACACAAGAATCTTTGACATGTCCCTTGGCCACTGacagagggagatgaagacatTCTCAAAGGCATAAACATTGGCTTGTAGGGTCTGGTCACCAAACAGCATCACCTCAGCCACCTTCTTCAATGGTGTGTAGGGAACAAACACCCACCAGTGGAGTCTGTACCTGAAAGTGAATGGAAGAGGACCATGAACACTTAACACTCATTGTAAGCCACTGCCTTCCATTCCACTAGCCTTGCATAATACAGCTGTGGGCTTGTTTCATTACAGTCTGATGAGCCAGCAGTTTAATTACATCCCCAGAGGTCACCATCAAGTAGTACCAGACCTAAATATAAAGAGATTCTGTACTGATAGTTGACTACAAGACAGACTATTGCTTGTGAATTTTATACATACAAGTTTAAGCTTAAAAGAAAACTTAAGTCCCACAattggttttcttttatttcataataTCAAAAAGAACCAGCTCACTTCCTTTATTGTGTGTGTCTGAATTAAAATTTATAGCTTCCATTAGTGAATTAGAAAGGGAAGCCgggataaagaataaaaacatcTCAATCCCATCCTGGTTTTCCTTTTTCAAAAATGAACATGAATGTgttcatataaataaaaacttgataatatgataaattaattattaattatagATGTATTGTTTTTGTGAGTGGGTAAGTATAAACATACAATGAGCAACATACCTGTGTTCCATCTGCAGTGTGTGGTCATCTGTGTCGCTGGAATGGGTGTAAGAGAGCACAAATTGACCACACTTGGTGAAGCCCAGGaacacatgtctggaggggagagaggaggttaGGTCACTTGGCAACAGAGGTATGATCAACTTTAAGCCTGTCTTTGGTAGGGATGGCAGGTATGTGCAAACCATTAAGTACACTTTGAACTATGAGGCTCATagatattcttctttctctttctaataTTACTAAGAAAAATCTCTATGACTATATCCTGTTTACTGTTCTAGGAACAAATATCACATATATATCACAGTGAAATCctcaaataaaataattaaaaataaaaagacaaaatcaagAATTGCTGTAAAGCAGTGTTTGTCTATAGTTGCAGCAGACTGACCCAGCAGCCAAGGCAGAGGCAGGAGCCACCTCAGCCAGGGAGAAGGCCAAGCGGTGAGGCAGCTGGTAAAACAACTTTTGGCGAGGCCGGGAACGTGTCTGCCTTGTCTCACCATACAGCTGCAAGCATGAGATGAGGCTCAGAATCAGTTTTTGTATTTCCTGTAATAACTGAATGCTTAGATTTAGAAGCTTTCTCTATTCATTAATAAAAGTTTAAGACTAATAGTTCTTCCAGTCAGCAATGCAACAGTCTGTGCAGGAGTGGGAAGTGTGTGGTGATAAGCTGGTGTCTCTTGGTCACCTTAAATGAGGATGCTGAGTTGAGAATGTTGTAGCTTGGGGACACTACAGCTTGGAATAAGGGTACCAACTTTACAGCTGAGCTTCATATCTTTAGTCTTCACTCAGGATGCTTATTGTGTTATTTATAGGCTAAATTGATGTCATGGCTTGAGATTTCTGCAGGCAGTTCCTTCATTGCTAATAATGCAACATCATGAGTACTGAGTGATGGTCACAACTACCATGACCTGTGTAATAGGGTAAACATCATACCACATCCATATCATTGCACTGAATCCATAGCATAAATAATTATACAATTGCTAATGTAGATTAAGTATATCAGCATATAATCAAGAACATTATAATGATGACATCATGCCAATATGTTGCTACAGGCTCCTCAACATTAGTACATTTATAGCAACCTTAAAAGCAGCAAAACCACAGGCATAGTAAATATGATtaaataataacacaaacattatcaaaacagcAAATTATCTGGTAAAAACAATACAAGCAGATTACCTGATATAAAATTATCTTTATAACGAAAATAGCATCATACAAGTCACTACGTCCTACTACTTTGTATTGACAGAaaacataaattaattaataggtTGAATATATGAGTGTGAGTTACTAGTACACAATGATTACCTACAACACTGGCCATCAGTTCCTTATAATAGCATCACTATCACATCCAAAACAGCAGCACAActcacaccagcaccacctctaCTGGGACACAATCACCAATACAACCAAACATAATCGGTAATCATTCCTGCCTCTTGAGAAAATCGGGCAAAGATAATCCTTATACAACAAAAGGACCATTAGAGATACACTTCCACCCCATACACAAATATAAGCATAATCTAACACTTCAAATATAATACACTGACTATCTCCCAGCCTAATAAAATCACAGTATGGagtaaaacaagataaaattcTAAAGTCTGACAACCCAAGCGGCTCAGggcggcaggaggagggagggagcgtggCCTCTTCACACGCTTATTTCTCCCTTATTTCTACCCCCAGGTCCCATTTCTCACCTCCCTGAAGTGGAGTTTCTGCATAAGATGATGACGGCCGTGCTGACGAAGACCCGGGACTCGCGAGGAGGACattatggtgaaaaaaatgagagtgTGTCTTTCATCGTCCCTTGTTGTGGTGGAACAGCTGATCGCAGCCTcctatattttgttattattccttcAAATGCTGACTTTTTATGGTTTTCGCCTTGAAACATATTGTTGAGTATTATATAACATCGCCAAATATTTGAATATAAGAGTATCTGTTCAGTAATGTTGCGTAGATAATTGAAAAAAGCGTTGCACCGggtggatttttattttattttattttattccctacCTGCTTGAaatttcttcctcccactcGCTTTATATTATTAGAATAATATACAAATTGAGtcattatatacatttttaaaGTTATTAGAGTTTGTCTGTATAATTAGGAAACCGATACATGTAAGTAGTGATGGGCAGGTATTAATGTTTTCGTGGTTTCGTGCATagtagaagcagaagaaaatgggtgcacgtgtgtgttgcatgggtgtgtgcgtgagtgaggCAGACGCCCGCACTCACTCCAGGCTCATGTAGGGTTGTTGAGAGGGCTCTTGTGGtaatatttttagttatttaagCCATACTAGCTTAATTTGCATTGTTGTTTCTCTGCTGAATGGGAGACTATTAAACATTCGTATTGTGGTGTTTTCTAGAATGATAATGAAATGTATTTTACTTTCTGATTATGggacagcaaaaaaaaagaaagaaaataatgtcatCTGATAATCCGACTTTAGTAGTGTGAAGCAATGGACTGACAGTGATGTATACTTGAACTTATAAATATAATGACAAGAGGTTGGTACTTATAACCAGTAGGATAATTAGTCCCGAAATAAACTTCTGTAATACTACAATTTTATTCTCTCAACACTTATCTATTGATACTCTGTAATTAAGACTTTCGACTGCTACTCGTGCAGCCTCAGCATAACGTCAAAAGCTCACGCTCTTGAAGGCGCATCTGGGAAGTCTTTTGTCCGCCGGGGCAGAGCCATCTGTTGGTCACCTCATGGACCGTCTTTACCTTGGGGACTGGTTCATTGCTACTGTTAGAAACTTCTCATTAAACCATTCTTCATAATACGActagtatatatttttcctcattccgACATGTTATAAAGGCTAAACTATTTTTGATGTCATATATAATTTCCAGTCAATGTGCGATTTATTTCCTGCCTTTGTATTTCTGTCAAGGAGACATTTATAGTTTTCTTTGCGCTTGTGTTACTGTTCTCATTCAATATGTTGATTCACATTCTTCCTGTGTACACTGTTATGTAATATTTTAGTTTCTTATGTTGGGAAGTAACGCTGCATTTAATctcaggaggagggaaagtgttcTACTTTCACCTTTAGGTTGACTACGAGATTTGACAAAACCATTATTATTCTGTCCCTCCCCACCATACACATGCTCTTTCTTTTGAGGACAAAATCAATAGCGTTTTAAATTAATCAACAATATAAGTAAAGGGGATTTTTCTGTAAAATCCGCGATTGAAATGTAAAAAGGTGAACTGAGATTAGGTGATAATTCTTAAATCATCGATCTATATGAGGAGTTAtgcaaaaaattttaaattaaAATGTCTGTAGACCAGCTCAGGGAATTCCAAGAGGAATCTATCGTGGACCTAGAACAATGACAATGGCTTGTAAAACAATCTTAAAGCACAATGATGCCCTATGACAAGTCTCGCTCAgccgctcttcctcctctcacctcagcATTACAATAAAttacaatgaaaatataaaatttaCGAGATAATAATAACTATGAGAATAATTTAGTTGTAAGGCCAAAGCCAAACAAAAGCCATAGAAAGTACAAGTGTCAGGGGAGAAATCAGTCCCGAGGTCGAGGACAGACCATTTTTCGCGCCCAAAATCAGTGGTTGAAAATGAGCAGCAAGAACGACATGAATCGCCGCAGTAAGTCCCATTTTTCTCCGCTTTTTGGTGAGAAAGTTGTTCCATTGTGTGTtaggagaggtgagtgagagtCTCAACTTTATTTCTCTGCCCACAGTTGCTGCGGTCGCCAAGAAGAAACGctccaaaaagccaaaaaacaaTAGGCCTCCCCCCAACAAGGCCAAAGAGACCAATGACAACAACTCGGCCAGGGGAAGGTAAGGGACATTTTTTACACACATGGATTTTTTTCGGGTCTTCTTtacttacctttccttcccatcgTCTCCCCATGGCGTCTGGCTCCCTATGATTTTTTTCCGGCTGTTTGCATGGCGGGACATAAAGGGGAGAGTGATTTATGGGGTATTTTTGTGCTGATTTCTATTTCGACCACTCCCACCGGTTCGATGCAGGATCTGGTCATTGCTgcatctttcatatttattttggCTGTATTTTCTGGCCATGGCTTGTGTCTGGCTGCCTGAGCGGTGCCACGCTGCCCTCACCTGGGGAAATTGATGGACATAATTTTACACCTGGCTTTTGTGATGGTGGCTGTTATATTTCCCGGCCTCAGCTGTAGTGACAAGTGTGAAGTCTTACTCGTGTGCCTTGTATCACCCGCTCTGCCAGGAAGAAGTGCCATTGTTTGCAGTTAATCCATTAGTGGCTGTGGGGTTTGCTGTTGCATTGGCACACTCTTGCTGCTGTACTCAGTACTGGCTTGGTAtttgtctctgtttgtttatgtaCAGTCTTAAATGTTACTTGAATATTCTTTAACATCCTAACGCTACCAAAGGGTCTGTCGTCGTGAGGTGTTCAAGGTGCAGAAGCGTTGGTCACGTGCAAGGGATCTTGGGAATGAATGTCAGTTTTGATACAGTTCGTGTATGCTCAAGGCCATATTGTTCTGTAAGGGAGTAGCATTTGTTGGATGCTACTGAGTGCTTTGTGTGTTTGCATTAGTTGTGCTTGAAGGAAAAATTGTGAGGGGCAGTTAGGTGTAATGTTTAGAACTGCTCCGATGTACATGTAAATTTGGTGACATTAAAATGAATCATAACTGGATTTTTAGCACAGTTTAGTGAGATAGTCCATCCTCTATTCCCTTAAGAATTATTTATatcccatgatttttttttattaatatgaaGATAAATGATTAACAAAGATATTTGATAAAGATATGATTGACAGCATACACAAATTGAATAATACAATGACACATTGCTTGTGTCTGTGGTCTCTTGGTGTCTGATAAGGGATAAACACATATTGGTGATAGTCGGATCTGTCAACATCCAAGTTATCGTAGCTTAGTTTTGCTGGATTTCCCAAAGTAACTCCACTTTTATTAAAGATGTAAACAAGCTGGGCAGACTGTGGGCAACACATATCTTGGCATATACTCAAGGGAATACAAGTAAATGTTGCAAAGGgaagatattttatttattatgtagaAAATTACAatttccccccccctcccccgtaGCAGTACAGATATTTGAAATGGACTGGAAGGTGATGATAAGGACAAGGAATATACATAAGCTGATGGAGAGATTGGATAAATGTAGATATGAAGGCAGGATTACATGATTGTAGCTTAGGTCCATTACCTATGCTAAAATTTGATGATTACTATTAAGTaaaggtgcacacacacacacacgcacacacacacacacacacacacacacacacacacacacacacacacacacacacacacacacacacacacacacacactcttttatGCTTAGGGGTgatgaaaaaacaaatagacattagtataaaactgaaaacaaagcTCAGTTGTATAAATAGTCCGAGGATGTAATTATGATCACACTGGGCGAGTGACGGAGGTGGCATGGGCAAGTGTAATGGTGGGACAATGAAAGCTGAATGAAATCCACTTGGGTCTTGGTGATCATTCCAGCCCTGTGTGGATATTAGTTGCCCCTTTTTGTCACACCACAGCACAGAGACAAAAGTAGATACAAGGACCAGACAAGCCAGCTGGGAACACTATGCACTTCAGCTTTATAAACATGCACACATTACAAAGCTAGACATTAAAGGAATAAGTGAATTTGAACAGTGTGTACTgtagttcaatgcctcaaaaattcaattcctccatctatcaactcgatacaaccttccagacaactatcccctcttcttcagtgacactcaactgtccccctcttctacactgaacatcctcggtctgtcctttacttataatctgaactggaaacttcacatctcatctctagctaaaacagcttctatgaagttaggtgttctgagatgtctccaccagtttttctcacccccccagcttctaagtctgtacaagggccttatccgtccatgtatggagtatgcttcacgtgtctgggggggggttccactcatactgctcttctagacagggtggaatcaaaagcttttcgtctcatcaactcttctcctctaactgactgtcttcagcctctctctcactgccgcaatgttgcatatctagctgtcttctaccgctattttcatgctaactgcatgcctcccctcctcctgtggcctcactgcacaagactttcttctttctctcacccctattctgtccacctctctaacgcaagagttaaccagtattctcaatcattcatccctttctctggtaaactctggaactccctgcctgcttctgtatttccaccttcctatgacttgaattccttcaagtcatcaatttttgaccactgctttgacccttttatgggactggcatttcagtgggcatatttttttattggatttttgttgcccttggccagtgtccttcctacataaaaaaaagccttTATAAACTGTACATGATTATGAAATg
Proteins encoded in this region:
- the LOC135109668 gene encoding uncharacterized protein LOC135109668, with the protein product MSSSRVPGLRQHGRHHLMQKLHFRELYGETRQTRSRPRQKLFYQLPHRLAFSLAEVAPASALAAGHVFLGFTKCGQFVLSYTHSSDTDDHTLQMEHRYRLHWWVFVPYTPLKKVAEVMLFGDQTLQANVYAFENVFISLCQWPRDMSKILVYGCSMIEGSDGTSSQTRRCCVTITAVPSLDNCSACYQVATSYEEEDLAERWNSCARFSCLKHGITVHTSFEMVPPFPKFLPSVQMKRRGFVVLNAGNFIHVLHVDIENVDRRMKDSEVEGTRLSCIRVREEDESDDDRDQQKVKHRRVSGEQQQQQQYSVPTLRSHKYSAADSSTTSDPEVDSQSSCEEEERDHCISITPVTKNSGLKITLNMGSSSLCSTSTTDRDREWEILIGSVPARGEGRTKSEGSGGAGGITAASGSGCQRSASEEQGTSHACEANVCDNNKGHPEGDGPRSGLASNLTPKDFHFLEASPRHYYGESDYFNDNDSDDSTWCSHASEDSRRNDLRDTATSGAERHRPPVSYCGVGTKGDDCVFGSQFPQQQQQQQQQQQQQQQQQQQQQQQQQQQQQQQQGRSRMVLRSSSESSCGEKTPTKQAEKEYEFIDEITDSRHEKLSVFRRRRLADKKYEFSDENMENIPQNYSSYRNQSRRLLMSPSRSPRFRSMGVPLSELSIELGESSGLLRSMYEKLLSPVSSGGSPNDVLRPINQNITSPILSPRDDRWREEREMLEKAELQRWSSRESLGVFALSPGRVQKSSEKSTAGLAQNASEHTQSLSMSCVVDFNRRYIEVDDELVSIITDIEDDELSTATGYHNALPLEVHGSGYTQMQMISNTKAEKLNAPGVLVKQVSLDVEQFCHELAQRVCTEANKKYFFCNDYNVEIVDVCPDSGDIVALASVLVQAATLVKGLPKTARSPLSSLTRRQYKTTATFVFNMDTKQYYVVEKEPLTETDPYCVETMDCDVGDERWWLGARQAARQLRAQWSCPTDYYSSVKVMTNEPFLKGKSLNHIMESQHLVALVLGPQPQDF